A stretch of Lathyrus oleraceus cultivar Zhongwan6 chromosome 6, CAAS_Psat_ZW6_1.0, whole genome shotgun sequence DNA encodes these proteins:
- the LOC127093846 gene encoding uncharacterized protein LOC127093846, which yields MRTGLKNNIAYSFFDPEIGVLKDMIALITPDHVGMFRESYGGILKMVFRLTACDRSAIHTLLQFYDPGLRCFVFPDYLLGPLMEDYVSILGIQIRDQIPFHVTRAEPDVLGISRALYLSPEMVKEGWKEKGKLPGFHLSFLEANAKEHAAVGNWKTVCALIAVSIYGIVLFPNQKNFVDRNAIRLFMQRNPIPTLIGDVYYSVHNRNEKRRGGLVRCCSQLLFRWFMGYLPSRGAFVQIDPSVKWSFRLMGLRADDIAWTHNGLAGRDFICSCGSLPNVPLVGVQGCINYNPMLLRRQMGFAIEGPPLGREIQESFYFPIDGNQTKLRQVLDEWRDIQRRGKVPYGKVNCRYFPLFEDWLRKRIESTFLPFPGGDSVCPRIEGPSSSVSMEEFLEMKRARDQLLAEKAELERSVAHFQAANQEIKVKMEDQDKRHALEAKRFEMDTAYYGKISQALASSNREHDITKEKLFRASKVIEDEKRRQIIVRDQRDDRVRVLIAE from the exons atgaggaccggtttgaagaacaacattgcttacagtttctttgatccagagattggtgtgctcaaggatatgatagcattgattactcctgaccatgtgggaatgtttagagagtcatacggcggtattctgaagatggttttcagactcactgcctgcgacaggagcgccatccacactcttcttcagttctacgaccctgggttgaggtgtttcgtttttccagactatctgttgggacctctgatggaggattatgtcagcatcctgggtattcagatccgtgatcagattcctttccatgtcaCTAGGGCGGAGCCGgatgtccttgggatttcacgtgctctttatttgagtccggaaatggtcaaggaaggttggaaggagaagggaaagttacctggatttcatttgagtttcttggaggctaatgccaaggaacatgctgctgtgggtaactggaagacggtttgtgctctgattgctgtgagcatttatgggattgttctgtttcctaaccagaagaatttCGTGGACCGTAATGCTatcaggttgtttatgcagagaaaccctattcctaccctgattggagatgtatactactcagtgcataacaggaatgagaagaggcgtggtggTCTGGTCAGATGCTGCTCTCAGCTACTCTTTAggtggttcatgggatatttgccttcccgaggtgcctTTGTTCAGATTGATCCTAGTGTGAAGTGGTCCTTTCgattgatgggtctgcgggctgatgacattgcttggactcataatggtttagCTGGTCGGGACTTCATATGTagttgtgggagtttacctaatgtgcctttggtgggagttcagggttgcattaattacaacccgatgcttctccggagacagatggggtttgctatagagggtcctcctctcgggcgagagattcaggagtccttctatttcccgattgatggtaaccagaccaagttgaggcaggtattggacgaatggcgagatatccagaggaggggtaaggttccttatggcaaagtcaactgccggtattttccactatttgaggattggttgcggaagaggattgagtcTACATTTCTACCGTTCCCTGGAGGTGACTCAGTGTGTCCtaggattgagggtccaagttcttctgtcagcatggaggagttccttgagatgaagagggccagagatcagttacttgcagagaaagcggagttggagagaagtgttgctcattttcaggcagctaatcaggaaatcaaagtgaagatggaagatcaagacaagcgacatgctCTGGAGGCCAAACGCTTcgagatggatacagcctactatgggaagatcagccaagccttgGCATCGTCCAACAGGGAGCACGATATCACAaaggagaagctgttcagagcatcgaaggtgattgaagatgaaaagaggaGGCAGATTATTGTCCGGGATCAGAGAGATGACAGAGTCCGagtcctcattgctga gtga